A genomic stretch from Desulfurococcaceae archaeon MEX13E-LK6-19 includes:
- the coaBC gene encoding bifunctional phosphopantothenoylcysteine decarboxylase/phosphopantothenate--cysteine ligase CoaBC, protein MLETPSTRLYTSLKGRTVVLGVTGSSAIYRSVDLARELIRRGASVHVIMTKDATTFVSPKLFEWATGNKVITSFDGEPIHIIFAEKADSMVIAPATLNTMSKIAYGIGDNPLVLTAIAMIGSGKNVAVVPAMNIRLYNSPETRKAIELLKEMGVIIIPPYLSEGKAKYPPLRDLAAIVDGITCRKRDLEGRKVLVTAGPTREHIDPVRIITNPSSGLMGVLIALEFYARGADVTLVHGPLKIDPPYCTKNISVESTNDMAETIERLTTKTVYDIAVFAAAPADYTVLEPAREKIPSRQGELTLRLVPTRKVIGSVKNRPKIMIGFAAETAGSREELVDKARKKLFEYQLDLIVANIVGVKGRGFEAEYIDACLVEPRRTECLGFVDKAYLARKIVDWTVDRIGG, encoded by the coding sequence ATATTGGAGACACCATCAACAAGACTCTATACATCATTAAAAGGTAGAACAGTGGTTCTCGGGGTAACCGGTAGTTCCGCTATATATAGGTCTGTTGATCTAGCACGCGAGCTTATTAGGAGAGGGGCTAGTGTCCACGTCATCATGACAAAAGATGCAACAACTTTCGTCTCACCCAAGTTATTTGAGTGGGCTACAGGGAACAAAGTCATAACAAGTTTTGACGGTGAACCTATACACATAATTTTTGCCGAGAAAGCAGACTCCATGGTGATAGCTCCAGCTACACTCAATACAATGTCTAAGATAGCGTATGGTATCGGCGATAATCCTCTTGTACTAACAGCTATAGCGATGATCGGCTCTGGAAAGAACGTGGCTGTCGTCCCTGCTATGAATATTAGACTCTACAATTCACCCGAGACAAGGAAAGCCATAGAACTACTTAAGGAGATGGGAGTAATCATTATACCTCCATATCTATCGGAGGGCAAGGCGAAGTATCCACCACTAAGAGACCTGGCTGCAATAGTTGATGGCATAACATGTAGGAAGAGAGACCTGGAGGGTAGGAAAGTCCTCGTCACAGCTGGTCCCACTCGTGAACACATAGACCCCGTTAGGATCATAACTAACCCGTCAAGCGGGCTAATGGGCGTACTGATAGCGCTGGAATTCTATGCACGTGGCGCCGATGTAACACTCGTCCACGGCCCGCTGAAAATCGATCCACCCTACTGTACTAAGAACATTAGTGTCGAGTCAACAAACGATATGGCTGAAACCATTGAGAGACTAACAACAAAAACAGTATATGATATAGCTGTTTTCGCTGCCGCACCAGCCGACTATACAGTGCTTGAGCCTGCGCGAGAAAAAATACCAAGTAGACAAGGCGAGTTAACGTTGAGGCTAGTGCCTACAAGAAAAGTTATCGGTAGTGTTAAGAACAGACCCAAAATAATGATTGGCTTTGCCGCCGAGACCGCTGGGAGCAGAGAAGAACTAGTTGATAAGGCGCGTAAGAAGCTTTTCGAGTACCAGCTTGACCTTATTGTAGCTAATATTGTTGGTGTTAAAGGACGTGGTTTTGAAGCAGAGTATATTGATGCCTGCCTTGTTGAGCCGAGGAGAACAGAGTGTCTAGGATTTGTTGATAAAGCGTATCTTGCACGCAAAATAGTTGACTGGACGGTTGATCGTATTGGCGGTTGA
- the rimI gene encoding ribosomal protein S18-alanine N-acetyltransferase gives MPCVEEIFREAENILKEKAGGYVIRRAKHDDLPKVMHINRVCLPENYPMYFFEDLLKHYEKTFYVAESPNGDIVGYIMCRVEWKPGFFAKTILKSLHVVSIAVLADHRRKGLGYALMAYAMFSGHKEYECRETYLEVRVSNLPAIKLYEKLGYKVVKIASAYYLDGEDAYIMARPLP, from the coding sequence ATGCCGTGTGTTGAAGAGATATTCAGAGAGGCAGAGAACATACTCAAGGAGAAGGCTGGCGGCTACGTGATTAGAAGAGCTAAACACGACGATTTACCCAAGGTAATGCATATAAATAGAGTTTGTCTCCCCGAGAACTACCCCATGTATTTCTTTGAAGACCTTCTCAAACACTATGAGAAGACATTCTATGTAGCCGAGTCCCCTAACGGAGATATAGTAGGCTATATAATGTGCCGTGTTGAATGGAAACCAGGTTTCTTCGCGAAAACAATCCTCAAAAGCCTCCATGTAGTCAGTATCGCTGTTCTCGCAGACCATAGAAGGAAGGGGCTAGGCTACGCCCTCATGGCATATGCTATGTTTTCAGGACACAAAGAATACGAGTGCAGAGAAACATACCTCGAAGTGAGAGTCAGTAATCTACCAGCCATAAAACTCTACGAGAAACTGGGATACAAAGTAGTCAAAATAGCTTCAGCATATTATCTCGATGGTGAAGACGCATACATAATGGCTCGTCCTCTCCCATAG